A single region of the Polymorphum gilvum SL003B-26A1 genome encodes:
- a CDS encoding TRAP transporter large permease has protein sequence MTALTVGALLIAALVLLVLIGMEIAVALFAVAFAGVWIIRDNFDLAMRLLSITAYNGIADYLFATIPLFVLMGLLVSISNVGRDTFEVAEQLLRRLAGGLGVATVAANTVFAAVTGVSIASAAVFTRVAVPEMRRHGYRAGFAAGTVAGSSVLGMLIPPSLLLIIYGVLAEVSIGQMFVAGVIPGLILAFGFVTMIVLMARLRPGFVFDQAGRAESAPAAADIPALGTREIAVKLVPILLLVALVLGGLYSGFFTPTEAGGVGAFGAFLIALARRKLDRNRIWEVLRQTGTVSVAILILLIAAGFYSRMLSVAGIPNAIGDLVRMGGIGPYGFLLLYAVLLLLLGMILDSSSILLIMVPIAAPIAQSMGFDLIHFGIVTVIAVEIGLLTPPFGISVFTVHNTLADRNVGVEQVFLGTAPFILVMLAALLAIALFPALTLALL, from the coding sequence ATGACCGCCCTCACCGTCGGTGCCCTGCTGATCGCCGCGCTGGTGCTCCTCGTCCTGATCGGGATGGAGATCGCCGTCGCCCTGTTCGCCGTCGCCTTCGCCGGCGTGTGGATCATCCGCGACAACTTCGACCTGGCCATGCGGCTGTTGTCGATCACCGCCTACAACGGCATCGCCGACTACCTGTTCGCGACCATCCCGCTGTTCGTGCTGATGGGGCTGCTGGTCAGCATCTCCAACGTCGGCCGAGACACGTTCGAGGTGGCCGAGCAGTTGCTGCGCCGCCTGGCCGGCGGCCTCGGCGTCGCGACCGTCGCCGCCAACACGGTGTTCGCCGCCGTCACCGGCGTGTCGATCGCCTCGGCCGCCGTATTCACCCGCGTCGCGGTGCCCGAAATGCGCCGCCACGGCTACCGCGCCGGCTTCGCGGCCGGCACGGTGGCAGGCAGCTCGGTGCTCGGCATGCTGATCCCGCCGAGCCTGCTGCTGATCATCTACGGCGTGCTGGCCGAGGTCTCGATCGGCCAGATGTTCGTCGCCGGCGTCATTCCCGGCCTGATCCTCGCCTTCGGCTTCGTGACCATGATCGTGCTGATGGCCCGCCTGCGGCCCGGCTTCGTGTTCGACCAGGCGGGGCGCGCCGAGAGTGCGCCGGCCGCTGCGGATATCCCGGCGCTCGGCACGCGCGAGATCGCGGTCAAGCTGGTGCCGATCCTGCTCCTGGTCGCGCTCGTGCTCGGCGGTCTCTACAGCGGCTTCTTCACGCCGACGGAGGCCGGCGGCGTCGGCGCTTTCGGCGCCTTCCTGATCGCGCTCGCGCGACGCAAGCTCGACCGCAACCGGATCTGGGAAGTGCTGCGCCAGACCGGGACCGTCTCGGTTGCCATCCTGATCCTGCTGATCGCGGCCGGCTTCTACAGCCGCATGCTGTCGGTCGCCGGCATCCCCAACGCCATCGGCGATCTGGTGCGCATGGGCGGCATCGGCCCCTATGGCTTCCTGCTGCTCTATGCGGTGTTGCTGCTGCTGCTCGGCATGATCCTCGACAGCAGCTCGATCCTGCTGATCATGGTGCCGATCGCGGCGCCGATCGCCCAGTCGATGGGCTTCGACCTGATCCATTTCGGCATCGTCACGGTGATTGCAGTCGAGATCGGCCTACTGACGCCGCCGTTCGGCATCTCGGTGTTCACCGTGCACAACACGCTGGCCGACCGCAACGTCGGCGTCGAGCAGGTGTTCCTCGGCACCGCGCCGTTCATCCTGGTGATGCTGGCGGCGCTTTTGGCGATCGCCCTGTTTCCCGCGCTGACACTCGCGCTGTTGTGA
- a CDS encoding bifunctional sugar phosphate isomerase/epimerase/4-hydroxyphenylpyruvate dioxygenase family protein: MKTAIATVSISGDLREKLAAIAAAGFDGVEIFEADFLAYDRPPRQVGAMVRDHGLEVMLFQPFRDFEGLPEPQRARAFDRAERKFDLMQELGTDLVLVCSNVSPLALGGIDRAAEDLRALGERAARRGLRIGYEALAWGRHVSDHRDAWEIVRRAGHPNVGLILDSFHTLARRLDPQSIRAIPGERIFFVQLADAPMIEMDLLYWSRHFRTMPGEGDLPVTDFMRAVAATGYAGPLSLEIFNDQFRGGSPRSIALDGHRSLLNLMDVVRRQEPDIRIEVPAMPARARALGVEFVEFTADEDEAETLGALLSTLGFRKAGRHIAKDVTLWRQGGINIVVNTEREGFAHSAYVLHGTSVCDIGIRVEDARATVARATALDAQPFGQPIGPGELEIPAIRGVGGGLIHVVDDAGDLARVWEIEFEPLADALADTGTETGAAAEAGLERIDHLAQTMNYEEMLTWLLFYTAIFETRKLPMVDVIDPAGVVRSQAIENAEGTLRLTLNGAENRRTLAGHFIAESFGSAVQHVAFSCRDIFAAAAALATNGFDPLPISPNYYDDLDARFALDGDLLQRLRAACILYDRDEHGEYFQLYSRPYGEGFFFEIVERRGGYRGYGAANAPFRIAAQKRIMRPSGMPRA, from the coding sequence ATGAAGACCGCGATCGCAACCGTGTCGATCTCCGGCGACCTGAGGGAGAAGCTGGCCGCCATCGCCGCCGCCGGCTTCGACGGCGTGGAGATCTTCGAGGCCGACTTCCTCGCCTACGACCGGCCGCCGCGCCAGGTCGGCGCGATGGTGCGCGACCATGGCCTGGAGGTCATGCTGTTCCAGCCGTTCCGCGATTTCGAGGGCCTGCCCGAGCCGCAGCGCGCGCGCGCCTTCGACCGCGCCGAGCGCAAATTCGACCTGATGCAGGAGCTCGGTACCGACCTGGTGCTGGTCTGCTCCAACGTCTCGCCGCTGGCGCTCGGCGGCATCGACCGGGCGGCGGAGGATCTGCGCGCCCTCGGCGAGCGTGCGGCGCGGCGCGGCTTGCGCATCGGCTACGAGGCGCTGGCCTGGGGCCGGCACGTCAGCGACCACCGCGACGCCTGGGAGATCGTCCGGCGCGCCGGCCATCCCAATGTCGGCCTGATCCTCGACAGCTTCCACACCTTGGCGCGCCGGCTCGACCCGCAGTCCATCCGCGCCATTCCCGGCGAGCGGATCTTCTTCGTCCAGCTCGCCGACGCGCCGATGATCGAGATGGACCTGCTCTACTGGTCGCGCCACTTCCGCACCATGCCGGGCGAGGGCGACCTGCCGGTCACCGACTTCATGCGCGCCGTCGCCGCCACCGGCTACGCCGGGCCGCTGTCGCTGGAGATCTTCAACGACCAGTTCCGCGGCGGCAGCCCGCGGTCGATCGCGCTGGACGGCCACCGCTCGCTGCTCAACCTGATGGACGTTGTGCGCCGCCAGGAGCCGGACATCCGCATCGAGGTGCCGGCCATGCCGGCGCGCGCGCGGGCCCTCGGCGTCGAATTCGTCGAATTCACCGCCGACGAGGACGAGGCCGAGACGCTCGGCGCCCTGCTGTCGACCCTCGGTTTCCGCAAGGCCGGCCGCCACATCGCCAAGGACGTCACGCTCTGGCGCCAGGGCGGCATCAACATTGTCGTCAACACCGAGCGCGAAGGCTTCGCCCATTCCGCCTACGTGCTGCACGGCACCTCGGTGTGCGACATCGGCATAAGGGTCGAGGATGCCAGGGCGACGGTCGCGCGCGCCACCGCGCTCGACGCGCAGCCGTTCGGCCAGCCGATCGGACCCGGCGAACTGGAGATCCCGGCGATCCGCGGCGTCGGCGGCGGGCTGATCCATGTCGTCGACGATGCCGGTGACCTCGCCCGCGTGTGGGAGATCGAGTTCGAGCCGCTCGCCGATGCGCTCGCCGATACGGGCACCGAGACGGGCGCGGCGGCGGAGGCCGGGCTGGAACGCATCGACCATCTCGCCCAGACCATGAACTACGAGGAGATGCTGACCTGGCTGCTGTTCTACACGGCGATCTTCGAGACGCGGAAGCTGCCGATGGTCGACGTCATCGACCCGGCCGGCGTCGTGCGCAGCCAGGCGATCGAGAACGCCGAGGGCACGCTGCGGCTGACCCTCAACGGGGCGGAGAACCGGCGCACGCTCGCCGGCCATTTCATCGCCGAAAGCTTCGGTTCGGCGGTGCAGCACGTCGCCTTTTCCTGCCGCGACATCTTCGCCGCCGCAGCCGCACTGGCAACGAACGGCTTCGACCCGCTGCCGATCTCGCCCAACTACTACGACGACCTCGACGCCCGCTTCGCCCTTGACGGCGACCTTCTGCAGCGCCTGCGCGCGGCCTGCATCCTCTATGACCGCGATGAGCACGGCGAGTATTTCCAGCTCTACAGCCGTCCCTATGGCGAGGGCTTCTTCTTCGAGATCGTCGAACGGCGCGGCGGCTACCGCGGCTATGGTGCCGCCAACGCGCCGTTCCGCATCGCCGCACAGAAGCGCATCATGCGGCCGAGCGGCATGCCGAGGGCGTGA
- a CDS encoding LysR family transcriptional regulator → MLTKFTLTLRQIEILRAIMITGSITGAARFLGVAQPGVSRMLKHMEAGLGINLFVRQAGRLVPAPEAKDIFAQVQEVYRGLENLNHTVEQFRRGQDVELSLGSVPSIAQAMVPRAITRLKARFPDIRVNIELLKVEEAVDFLMLRKGELVCMSYRFDHPSIAFLPLARGELVCLAHKDHPIAAQAAVSAADIARYPLIGIDPKDPYGGILAGLLDSRGLAYDIVIRARFGVTVIGLVRQNLGIAVLDSFTTQDLQDDSDGLVVLPIDEPTPFQTYVAIRNDIEPSGFSSAFIDCLRREMMQTEAGK, encoded by the coding sequence ATGCTGACCAAGTTCACGCTCACCCTGCGCCAGATCGAGATCCTGCGCGCGATCATGATCACCGGCTCGATCACCGGCGCGGCGCGCTTCCTCGGCGTCGCCCAACCCGGCGTCAGCCGCATGCTCAAGCACATGGAGGCGGGGCTCGGCATCAACCTGTTCGTCCGCCAGGCCGGGCGGCTGGTGCCCGCGCCCGAAGCCAAGGACATCTTCGCCCAGGTGCAGGAGGTCTACCGCGGCCTGGAGAACCTCAACCACACGGTCGAGCAGTTCCGGCGCGGCCAGGACGTCGAGCTGTCGCTCGGCTCGGTGCCGAGCATCGCCCAGGCGATGGTGCCGCGCGCCATCACGCGCCTGAAGGCGCGCTTTCCCGACATCCGGGTCAACATCGAGCTGCTCAAGGTCGAGGAGGCGGTCGACTTCCTGATGCTGCGCAAGGGCGAGCTCGTGTGCATGAGCTACCGCTTCGACCATCCCTCAATCGCCTTCCTGCCGCTGGCGCGCGGCGAGTTGGTCTGCCTCGCCCACAAGGACCACCCGATCGCGGCGCAGGCTGCGGTCAGCGCCGCGGACATCGCCCGCTACCCGCTGATCGGCATCGATCCCAAGGATCCCTACGGCGGCATCCTCGCCGGCTTGCTGGACAGCCGGGGGCTCGCCTACGACATCGTCATCCGCGCCCGCTTCGGCGTCACGGTGATCGGGCTGGTGCGCCAGAACCTCGGCATCGCCGTGCTGGACAGCTTCACCACCCAGGACCTTCAGGACGACAGCGACGGTCTGGTCGTGCTGCCGATCGACGAGCCGACGCCGTTCCAGACCTATGTCGCCATCCGCAACGACATCGAGCCGTCCGGCTTCTCGTCCGCCTTCATCGACTGCCTGCGTCGGGAGATGATGCAGACGGAAGCTGGGAAATAA
- a CDS encoding sodium:solute symporter family protein — translation MALSMKGDFTDNLGKIYGIYVGGFAGFVVLMAILSMLGIPDRFILWAYMAATIGIYAFIGIMSRTAQVSEYYVAGRSVPAVYNGMATGADWMSGASFVGMAGTLFVLGYDGLAFVLGWTGGYVLVAVLLAPYLRKFGAYTVPDFLGTRYSGNAARLVGIVVLFCCSFTYITAQVYASGIIASQFLGIAFEWAVFAGLAGILVCSMLGGMKAVTWTQVAQYIVLIVAYLLPAIWMSTVQFGIPIPQLTYGGALSQIAEYERLLNVAKSHVQPFTTYSPRDYFFLIFCLMVGTASLPHILMRFFTTPTVREARKSVGWSLFFIFLLYFTAPAYAAFSKFNLMGLFVASGADTSYQLAFSAIPQWMLDWGSIAGHQLVTICGVKAETLAAIQAACEAKGLTGGFPYNELRLNNDMIVLSTPSIAGMPIWVVGLVGAGGFAAALSTADGLLLAIANALSHDVYYKMIDPKADAKRRLMVAKILLVVVALAAAFLARTKPSDILSMVAWAFSIAAAGLFAPLVMGVWWKRTTTLGGILGMAAGFATTMYYLIGNVYGFDFVKGTGDEISWFGVASISAGVFGVPVAFVVTYVVSLVTPAPSQEMQDFVDRLRLPKGGTMMVAGH, via the coding sequence ATGGCTTTGTCTATGAAAGGTGATTTCACCGACAACCTCGGCAAGATCTACGGCATTTATGTCGGAGGCTTTGCCGGCTTCGTCGTCCTCATGGCGATCCTGTCCATGCTGGGCATTCCCGATCGCTTCATCCTGTGGGCCTACATGGCCGCGACGATCGGCATCTATGCCTTCATCGGCATCATGTCGCGCACGGCCCAGGTGTCGGAATACTACGTCGCGGGACGCTCGGTTCCAGCCGTCTACAACGGCATGGCGACCGGCGCGGACTGGATGTCCGGTGCAAGCTTCGTCGGCATGGCCGGCACGCTGTTCGTGCTCGGCTACGACGGCCTCGCCTTCGTGCTCGGCTGGACCGGCGGTTACGTGCTGGTGGCGGTGCTGCTCGCCCCGTACCTGCGCAAGTTCGGCGCCTACACGGTGCCCGACTTCCTCGGCACCCGCTACAGCGGCAATGCCGCGCGTCTGGTCGGTATCGTCGTGCTGTTCTGCTGCTCCTTCACCTATATTACCGCGCAGGTCTATGCCTCGGGCATCATCGCCTCGCAGTTCCTCGGCATTGCCTTCGAATGGGCGGTGTTCGCGGGTCTGGCGGGCATCCTGGTGTGCTCGATGCTCGGCGGCATGAAGGCGGTGACCTGGACGCAGGTGGCGCAGTACATCGTTCTGATCGTCGCCTACCTGCTGCCGGCGATCTGGATGTCGACCGTGCAGTTCGGCATTCCGATCCCGCAGTTGACCTACGGCGGCGCGCTGAGCCAGATCGCCGAGTACGAAAGACTGCTGAACGTCGCCAAGAGCCACGTCCAGCCGTTCACCACCTACTCGCCGCGCGACTACTTCTTCCTGATCTTCTGCCTGATGGTCGGCACCGCATCGCTGCCGCACATCCTGATGCGCTTCTTCACGACCCCGACGGTTCGTGAGGCGCGCAAGTCGGTCGGCTGGTCGCTGTTCTTCATCTTCCTGCTGTACTTCACGGCGCCGGCCTATGCCGCGTTCTCGAAGTTCAACCTGATGGGTCTGTTCGTCGCCTCCGGCGCCGACACCAGCTACCAGCTTGCCTTCTCTGCGATCCCGCAGTGGATGCTGGACTGGGGTTCGATCGCCGGCCACCAGCTGGTGACGATCTGCGGCGTCAAGGCCGAGACGCTCGCCGCCATCCAGGCGGCCTGCGAGGCGAAGGGACTGACGGGCGGCTTCCCGTACAACGAACTGCGGCTCAACAACGACATGATCGTGCTGTCGACCCCGTCGATCGCCGGCATGCCGATCTGGGTCGTGGGCCTCGTCGGCGCGGGCGGTTTCGCCGCGGCGCTGTCGACCGCGGACGGCCTGCTGCTCGCCATCGCCAACGCCCTGTCGCACGACGTCTACTACAAGATGATCGACCCCAAGGCCGACGCCAAGCGCCGTCTGATGGTTGCGAAGATCCTGCTCGTCGTCGTGGCGCTCGCCGCCGCGTTCCTGGCGCGCACCAAGCCGTCGGACATCCTGTCGATGGTGGCTTGGGCGTTCTCGATCGCCGCGGCCGGCCTGTTCGCGCCGCTGGTGATGGGCGTCTGGTGGAAGCGTACGACCACGCTCGGGGGCATCCTCGGCATGGCCGCCGGCTTCGCCACGACCATGTACTACCTGATCGGCAACGTGTACGGCTTCGACTTCGTCAAGGGCACCGGCGACGAGATCTCGTGGTTCGGCGTGGCGTCGATCTCCGCCGGCGTGTTCGGCGTCCCGGTCGCCTTCGTCGTCACCTACGTGGTGTCGCTGGTGACCCCGGCGCCCAGCCAGGAGATGCAGGACTTCGTCGACCGTCTGCGTCTGCCGAAAGGCGGCACGATGATGGTGGCGGGTCACTGA
- a CDS encoding DUF4212 domain-containing protein yields MTDKLPPEVAEAHWTKTRNLMWVTLAVWAIFSFFIHFFVSALNNVVILGFPLGFYMAAQGSLIIFVILIFWFSHRQNAIDEEFGVAED; encoded by the coding sequence TTGACTGACAAATTGCCACCCGAAGTGGCAGAGGCGCACTGGACCAAGACGCGGAACCTCATGTGGGTCACGCTCGCGGTCTGGGCGATCTTCAGCTTCTTCATCCACTTTTTCGTTTCGGCGTTGAACAACGTCGTCATCCTGGGCTTCCCGCTCGGCTTCTACATGGCCGCGCAGGGCTCGCTCATCATCTTCGTGATCCTGATCTTCTGGTTCTCGCACCGGCAGAACGCGATCGACGAGGAATTCGGCGTGGCCGAGGACTGA